Below is a genomic region from Microbacterium sp. LWO12-1.2.
GAGATGCGCGTCGAAGTGCAGCACCGCGACCGGACCGTGCTTCGCGGCGACGGCGCGCAGCAGTGGCAGCGCGACCGTGTGGTCTCCGCCGATCGTGACGATGCGCGAGACCTGCTCGCCGAGGGCCAGCGCCGCGCGCTCCACCTCGTTCACCGCCGCGGTGAGGTCGAACGGGTTCACCGGGATGTCGCCGGCGTCCACCACCTGCGCGAGCTCGAACGGCGAGACGTCCTGCGCGGGGTTGTAGGGACGCAGCAGCCGCGAGGACTCGCGCACGTGCGACGGCCCGAATCGCGTGCCCGGCCGGTAGCTCACGCCCGAGTCGAAGGGGATGCCGACGACGGCGATGTCGGCGCGCGGCACGTCTTCGATGCGCGGCAGTCGCGCGAAGGTCGCGATCCCGGAGTAGCGGGGATTCGCGGAGGCGTCGATCGGGCCCACGTTGTCAGTCATCATCAGTCCTGTTCTGCTGTCGGGGCGGGAAGGTCAGAGGGCCGCCTGGGGGATGTGCACGAGCTGCACCCCTCCCTCGGCGATGGCGGTTCGGATGCTCGAGGCGATGTCGTCGCGCCGGTCGACCCGCCGTCCGACACCGCCGAAGGCCTGCGCGAGCGCGGCCCAGTCGGGCTGCACGAGATCGACGCCGATCGGCACCATGCCGCGGTCGACCTCGTTCTGCCGGATCTCGGCGTAGCCCCCGTTGTCGACGCACACGATCGTGACGTCGAGGCGCTGCTCGATCGCGGTGGCAAGCTCGTTCACGCAGAACATCAGTGCACCATCGCCGATCACGGTCACGACCGGGCGCTCGGTCTGCGCCACACGTGCGCCGATCGCGGCCGGCAGCCCGTAGCCGAGGGTGGCGTAGGTGGGCGTGTAGAGCAGGGAATGCGGGTGCTGCGGGCGCAGCACACTGCCCAGCGCCATGTAGACGATCTGCGAGGAGTCCCCGGCGACGATCGCGTCGTCCGGCAGACCGGCCGCGATGATCTCGGCGAGGGCGACGGTGTCGGGCGCGGTCTCGCGCATCTCGGCGTTGATCGCGGTGCGCGCGGCGTCGAGCGCGGGCACCGGGCCCACGCCCGGCGGAAGCGCCGCGAGCAGCGCTCCGGCGACGGCCGCGGCATCCCCGACGATCCCGACCGTGGCCGAGAGGTTCTTGTCGATCTGCGCGGGCGAGATGTCGACACGCACGACGGCACCGCGCGCCTCGAGCCGGGGCGCCCACAGCTCCGCCTCCCCCAGCTTCGACCCGATCACGAGCAGCACGTCGGCCGCCTCGGCGACCTCGCGTGCGGCGGCGAGGCGCAGGTTCGAGCCGAGCGCGAGCGGATGCCGCTCGTCGACGACGCCCTTGCCGTTGAGCGTGGTGAGCACCGGGGCGCCGAGCCGCTCGGCGAGCGCGGTGATCTCGGCGGCGGCAGCGGTCGCGCCGCCTCCCGCCACGATCACGGGCGTGCGCGCGGCGGACAGCAGCCGTGCGGCCTCGGCGATCGCACCGGCGTCTCCGGCGGCGCGGGGCGGCAGCGCACGGGCGCGGCGGTCTGCCGCGGGGACCTCGGCCGGGGACTCCAGCACGTCGAGCGGGATCTCGATGTGCACGGGACGAGGGCGTCCGGTGCGGAACAGCGCGAACGCATCGTGCACGGCCTCGACGGCCTCCGCCGCGCTGCCGACCCGGCGCGACCACTCGGCGATCGCACCGACCATGGCCGTGGCATCCTTCGTCTCGTGCAGGGTGCCGACGTCGGCGAACTCCGCACCGAGCGGCACTCCGGGCGAGAGCACGAGCAGCGGACGCGACTCGCAGAACGCCGTGCCGATCGCGCTCATCGCGTTCTGCAGTCCCGGCCCCGAGGTCGTGATGACGACCCCCGGCAGCCCGGTCTGCTGCGCCCAGCCGTCGGCGCCGTAGCCGGACCCCTGCTCGTGCCGGTTCGTGACGGCGCGGATGCCGAGGTCGGCGAGCGGACGGTAGAGCTCGAGATTGTGCGTGCCGGGGATGCCGAAGACCGCCGTCACGCCATAGGCGCGGATCGTCTCCAGCACGGCCCGGCCCGCGGTATCCGCATACTGCGCGGAGGTACCGATGTGAGCAGTGC
It encodes:
- a CDS encoding thiamine pyrophosphate-binding protein, translated to MSESAAHIDGTAHIGTSAQYADTAGRAVLETIRAYGVTAVFGIPGTHNLELYRPLADLGIRAVTNRHEQGSGYGADGWAQQTGLPGVVITTSGPGLQNAMSAIGTAFCESRPLLVLSPGVPLGAEFADVGTLHETKDATAMVGAIAEWSRRVGSAAEAVEAVHDAFALFRTGRPRPVHIEIPLDVLESPAEVPAADRRARALPPRAAGDAGAIAEAARLLSAARTPVIVAGGGATAAAAEITALAERLGAPVLTTLNGKGVVDERHPLALGSNLRLAAAREVAEAADVLLVIGSKLGEAELWAPRLEARGAVVRVDISPAQIDKNLSATVGIVGDAAAVAGALLAALPPGVGPVPALDAARTAINAEMRETAPDTVALAEIIAAGLPDDAIVAGDSSQIVYMALGSVLRPQHPHSLLYTPTYATLGYGLPAAIGARVAQTERPVVTVIGDGALMFCVNELATAIEQRLDVTIVCVDNGGYAEIRQNEVDRGMVPIGVDLVQPDWAALAQAFGGVGRRVDRRDDIASSIRTAIAEGGVQLVHIPQAAL